One genomic region from Natrinema caseinilyticum encodes:
- a CDS encoding DUF5800 family protein has protein sequence MTTLAFDDDGVDVVYEGTEFRLERDLVEEATEKSYYDVTDHEVLKIVAEQPNLQGEPRRIGDILD, from the coding sequence ATGACCACGCTCGCGTTCGACGACGACGGCGTCGACGTCGTCTACGAAGGCACCGAATTCCGCCTCGAGCGGGACCTCGTCGAGGAGGCGACCGAGAAGTCCTACTACGACGTGACCGATCACGAGGTGTTGAAAATCGTCGCCGAACAGCCGAACCTGCAGGGCGAGCCAAGACGCATCGGCGACATTCTGGACTGA
- a CDS encoding DUF420 domain-containing protein, with amino-acid sequence MEYVPRERVRLLTGVLSVVSLAVVFAAAGGRIPSSSVPATPEWILETIPLVNAVLSATAIGTITLGWRAIRRGDVERHRIAMVTSFVLFASFLALYLYRLTATGGPQPFPGPETVYQFVYLPLLSIHILLAIVCIPLLYYVLLLALSRPIADLRRTSHARVGRIAATLWLISFSLGIVVFVLLHVVY; translated from the coding sequence ATGGAATACGTCCCTCGAGAGCGCGTGCGGCTGCTTACTGGCGTATTGAGCGTCGTTTCACTGGCGGTGGTTTTCGCGGCCGCGGGCGGGCGGATTCCGTCCTCGAGCGTGCCCGCGACGCCGGAGTGGATCCTCGAGACGATTCCGCTGGTCAACGCCGTGCTCAGTGCGACCGCGATCGGGACGATCACGCTGGGCTGGCGGGCGATCCGACGCGGCGACGTCGAGCGCCACCGGATCGCCATGGTCACCTCGTTCGTCCTCTTCGCGAGCTTTCTCGCGCTCTATCTCTACCGGCTGACGGCGACCGGTGGGCCGCAGCCGTTCCCCGGTCCCGAGACGGTCTATCAGTTCGTCTACCTGCCACTGCTTTCGATCCACATCCTGCTGGCGATCGTTTGCATTCCGCTGCTCTACTACGTCCTCCTGCTCGCGCTCTCCCGTCCGATCGCCGACTTGCGCCGGACGAGTCACGCTCGCGTCGGTCGAATCGCTGCGACGCTGTGGCTGATCTCGTTTTCGCTCGGGATCGTCGTCTTCGTGTTACTCCACGTCGTCTACTGA
- a CDS encoding NAD(P)-dependent alcohol dehydrogenase — MKAFVMNGIGETGFAEKDEPEAGPSDAILRPTKGLICTSDVHTVHGAIGDRKDLTLGHEVVGIVEEVGDDVEAFEPGDRVVVGAITPDWGSDAAQDCHSSQSNGALGGWKFANVKDGTFAEYAHVNEADANLAHIPESVSDEEAVYTTDMMSTGFMGAEHADIPVGGTVAVFAQGPVGLMATKGAVLQGAGRIFAVESVPERQELAERYGATEIIDFEEHDPVERIHELTDDRGVDAAIEALGTSSTLEDCVAVTKPGAMISNIGYHGEGEYVKIPREEWGVGMAEKDIVTGLCPGGGLRMRRLLRLLEEGVVDPTPMTTHEFPFAEIEKAFDLMETKEDGIIKPLIEFDDA; from the coding sequence ATGAAAGCCTTCGTTATGAACGGGATCGGCGAAACCGGGTTCGCAGAGAAAGACGAGCCAGAAGCGGGGCCGTCAGATGCGATTCTTCGGCCGACGAAAGGACTCATCTGTACCTCGGACGTCCACACTGTTCACGGTGCGATCGGCGATCGTAAAGACCTCACACTCGGTCACGAGGTGGTCGGTATCGTCGAAGAAGTTGGCGATGACGTAGAAGCGTTCGAACCTGGCGACCGCGTCGTCGTCGGCGCTATAACCCCCGACTGGGGATCCGATGCAGCCCAAGATTGCCATTCCTCTCAGTCCAACGGCGCCCTTGGAGGCTGGAAGTTCGCAAACGTGAAAGATGGGACGTTCGCGGAATACGCCCACGTCAACGAAGCGGACGCGAATCTGGCGCACATCCCCGAGAGCGTCAGTGACGAGGAAGCCGTCTACACCACCGACATGATGAGCACGGGGTTCATGGGTGCTGAGCACGCTGACATTCCCGTCGGTGGCACCGTCGCCGTGTTCGCACAGGGGCCAGTCGGTCTGATGGCCACCAAAGGCGCTGTGCTACAGGGGGCCGGACGGATCTTCGCGGTCGAATCGGTTCCCGAGCGACAGGAGCTCGCAGAACGGTACGGGGCAACCGAGATCATCGATTTCGAAGAACACGATCCCGTCGAACGAATTCACGAACTGACCGACGACAGGGGTGTCGACGCTGCTATCGAAGCCCTTGGGACTTCGTCGACGCTGGAAGACTGCGTTGCCGTGACCAAACCCGGCGCCATGATCTCGAATATCGGGTATCACGGGGAGGGCGAATACGTGAAAATCCCGCGAGAAGAGTGGGGTGTCGGGATGGCTGAAAAGGACATCGTCACTGGCCTCTGTCCTGGCGGTGGGCTCCGAATGCGCAGATTACTGCGGCTCCTCGAGGAAGGGGTCGTCGATCCAACGCCGATGACGACTCACGAGTTCCCCTTCGCCGAGATCGAGAAAGCGTTCGATCTGATGGAAACCAAAGAAGATGGCATAATCAAGCCACTGATCGAATTCGATGACGCATGA
- a CDS encoding VTT domain-containing protein: protein MSVSPGRTRALAGAVVAVGIVAAGVFVSPSSMLETVDSLAAEPLTFGLVVAGLYLVRPLLAWPTTPLAVVVGYGFGVVVGLPIALVGVVTTVLPVFFAVRWLAVGGRSATDRGPRESRVASSSSAGDADGGGTLLERAGETVTRYYDATGPLRGVTASRLAPIPSDVATCAAAVSDVEPRHLLLGTAIGELPWTTAAVVVGASAATVTTSGLGELGVALSVACAVAAGVLLAGPAYRAIGARIRQRPARPDRAERTEETNRTTEQ, encoded by the coding sequence ATGTCGGTGTCGCCGGGCCGGACGCGCGCGCTCGCAGGTGCGGTCGTGGCCGTCGGAATCGTCGCTGCGGGCGTCTTCGTCTCGCCGTCGTCGATGCTCGAGACCGTCGATTCGCTGGCAGCGGAGCCGCTCACATTCGGGCTCGTCGTCGCGGGGCTCTACCTCGTGCGGCCGCTTTTGGCGTGGCCGACGACCCCGCTCGCCGTCGTCGTCGGCTACGGCTTCGGCGTCGTCGTCGGCCTCCCGATCGCGCTCGTCGGCGTCGTCACGACCGTTCTTCCGGTCTTTTTCGCCGTCCGGTGGCTCGCCGTCGGGGGCCGATCGGCCACCGATCGGGGCCCGCGGGAGTCTCGAGTCGCTTCGTCTTCGTCGGCCGGGGACGCGGACGGTGGCGGAACGCTCCTCGAGCGAGCCGGCGAGACCGTGACGCGCTATTACGACGCGACCGGGCCGCTTCGCGGCGTCACCGCCTCGCGGTTGGCGCCGATTCCGTCCGACGTCGCGACGTGTGCCGCCGCGGTGAGCGACGTCGAGCCCCGACACTTGCTGCTCGGGACGGCGATCGGCGAACTTCCCTGGACGACGGCAGCGGTCGTCGTCGGCGCGTCGGCCGCGACGGTCACCACGAGCGGACTCGGTGAACTCGGCGTCGCGCTTTCGGTCGCCTGTGCCGTCGCCGCCGGGGTCTTACTCGCCGGTCCTGCCTACCGCGCGATCGGGGCACGAATCCGTCAGCGACCGGCACGTCCCGACAGAGCCGAGCGAACTGAGGAGACGAATCGGACGACGGAACAGTAG
- a CDS encoding HalX domain-containing protein, whose product MTRIIENLRVQSRYGDDGRRELESISNKMETLEDEHSIEELTDTSAYQELESDLKVLSDSLVAELDDEELASQ is encoded by the coding sequence TTGACCCGGATTATCGAGAACCTTCGCGTCCAGTCTCGCTACGGCGACGACGGCCGTCGGGAACTCGAGTCGATCTCGAACAAGATGGAGACCCTGGAGGACGAACACTCGATCGAGGAACTGACCGATACCAGCGCGTACCAGGAACTCGAGTCCGATCTAAAGGTGTTGAGCGATTCGCTGGTCGCGGAACTCGACGACGAGGAACTCGCGAGTCAGTGA
- a CDS encoding response regulator transcription factor, whose protein sequence is MSAQPTVLVVDDERELADLYAMWVGEDYEVVTAYDGRSAIERVNDSIDAVLLDRHMPDITGDRVLEEIRAAGYDCWVIMVTAVDPGLDIVELDIDDYVT, encoded by the coding sequence ATGTCTGCGCAACCGACGGTCCTCGTCGTCGACGACGAACGGGAACTCGCCGACCTGTACGCGATGTGGGTCGGCGAAGACTACGAGGTCGTGACCGCCTACGACGGCCGGAGTGCGATCGAACGCGTGAACGACTCGATCGACGCCGTTCTGCTCGACAGGCACATGCCCGATATCACCGGCGATCGAGTCCTCGAGGAGATTCGGGCTGCGGGATACGACTGCTGGGTGATCATGGTGACCGCCGTCGATCCCGGTCTCGACATCGTCGAACTGGACATCGACGATTACGTGACGTAG
- a CDS encoding HVO_2523 family zinc finger protein, giving the protein MTADGRDGSGGGAAKDGSSDRSTRGPRCPHCDAAMFKRHCKYVCPQHGVIIDCSDPFR; this is encoded by the coding sequence ATGACGGCCGATGGTCGGGATGGCTCCGGTGGCGGTGCCGCGAAGGACGGCTCGAGTGATCGATCGACCCGCGGCCCGCGCTGTCCACACTGCGACGCGGCGATGTTCAAGCGCCACTGCAAGTACGTCTGTCCCCAGCACGGGGTCATCATCGATTGCAGCGACCCTTTTCGATGA
- a CDS encoding ribonucleotide reductase N-terminal alpha domain-containing protein translates to MSDAELSAEDLTLPIKRTEGETLEERMTDNAYQNILPARYLRRNADGELVETQEDLFDRVGKNIALAEAVYEAENLDLEITVTPDQLKPDHPRRDELAAEVFGAGTTVEDEAETTLTERNVNKFSYETIVPELPDAVRTHVEDVAETFTEGMESLSFMPNSPTLMNAGDELQQLSACFVMSPDDDLSDIHETAKKAAEVFQSGGGVGYGFWQLRPYGDAVGSTGGIASGPITFMRTYDQLCETIAQGGTRRGAQMGIMRVSHPDVIEFIHAKNKDVSLAHCLRLNDPDDYTYTSFSEALEEARDLIDEDGRVPKHLRNAVEGHLSNFNISVGVTDGFMEAVQNGEEYTFTNPRTEEPHIATAETKEMYSRYDLGEHVDVGEPLSIPAELVWERIVAGAHENGEPGVIYLERVNKEHSFDVEEHDDHRILATNPCLTAGMEVRLADETTVPIGELAASNESVNVRTLDGGAVVTREARAFKTKVNADVVRVTTESGLAIRVTPDHEIRAENGEWVEAVDLSPGDEVVSLSKPLATPQGTVHETTTATIASVEADGSEDVYDLTVDDTHNFFASESGDETINVHNCGEQPLEEYEACNLGHINLSTLADLEAPDWRVWSAEHADEYDTQEAAVEAFLEAAIDFEEFDERIEYGTRFLENVVTMSDFPVEEIEEKVRDMRKIGLGIMGLAQLYVQLGIKYGSDEGNEVARQLLTHINHGAKAASHELATERGSFADWNDSKYATPTEYREWFEKQTGEDADDWADGFPIRNHNVTTIAPTGTTSMVGNTTGGCEPIYNVAYYKNVTDDVQGDEMLVEFDDYFLRTLEANDIDVDAVKEEAQEQMATNQFDGVEGLSTVPNAIGELFVITSDLTAKQHAAVQCACQNGVDSAISKTVNAPNDSTLEDAKDVFEWVYEQGGKGVTYYRDGTRSKQVLTTRADNADFADETEAAQALVEQIDEIFGGLEQFLESEDVQDVLEEDVGSLLGDAEPDRIDFTEKRERPDALQGVSQRIDTGYGKIYVTINEDPETKQPFELFANIGHSGGFTNSFTEALAKVISTSLRSGVDPEEIVDELCGTRSPKVAWDKGEQIQSIPDAIGTAMRRYLENEIDKPYPKQQTLEESADAEITEYDGHETDGGAAAAKAGASVDADDDTTQDLIDAGESPECPDCGSMSLYFSEGCKTCESCGWSEC, encoded by the coding sequence ATGAGCGATGCCGAACTCTCCGCGGAAGATCTCACGCTCCCGATCAAGCGCACCGAGGGCGAGACGCTCGAGGAGCGAATGACCGACAACGCCTATCAGAACATTCTCCCGGCACGATATCTGCGCCGGAACGCCGACGGTGAACTCGTCGAGACGCAGGAGGATCTCTTCGATCGCGTCGGCAAGAACATCGCCCTCGCGGAGGCGGTTTACGAGGCCGAAAACCTGGACCTCGAGATCACCGTCACGCCCGACCAGTTGAAGCCCGACCATCCGCGCCGAGACGAACTCGCCGCGGAGGTCTTCGGTGCGGGAACCACGGTCGAAGACGAGGCCGAAACGACGCTGACCGAGCGGAACGTCAACAAGTTCTCCTACGAGACGATCGTTCCCGAACTCCCCGACGCGGTCCGGACTCACGTCGAGGACGTCGCCGAAACCTTCACCGAGGGCATGGAATCGCTCTCGTTTATGCCCAACTCGCCGACACTGATGAACGCCGGCGACGAACTCCAGCAACTGTCCGCCTGTTTCGTCATGTCCCCCGACGACGACCTCTCGGACATCCACGAGACCGCGAAGAAGGCAGCGGAGGTCTTCCAGTCCGGCGGCGGCGTCGGCTACGGCTTCTGGCAACTCCGACCCTACGGCGACGCGGTCGGCTCCACCGGCGGCATCGCGTCGGGGCCGATCACCTTCATGCGAACCTACGACCAGCTCTGTGAAACCATCGCCCAGGGCGGGACCCGCCGCGGCGCCCAGATGGGCATCATGCGCGTCTCCCACCCCGACGTCATCGAATTCATCCACGCGAAGAACAAGGACGTCTCGCTGGCCCACTGTCTCCGACTCAACGACCCCGACGACTACACCTACACCTCCTTCAGCGAAGCCCTCGAGGAAGCGCGCGACCTGATCGACGAGGACGGCCGCGTGCCCAAGCACCTGCGCAACGCCGTCGAAGGCCACCTCTCGAATTTCAACATCTCCGTCGGCGTCACCGACGGCTTCATGGAGGCCGTACAGAACGGCGAGGAGTACACCTTCACCAACCCGCGGACGGAGGAACCCCACATCGCCACCGCCGAGACCAAGGAGATGTACAGCCGCTACGACCTCGGCGAGCACGTCGACGTCGGCGAACCGCTCTCGATCCCCGCCGAACTCGTCTGGGAGCGCATCGTTGCCGGCGCCCACGAGAACGGCGAACCCGGCGTGATCTACCTCGAGCGGGTGAACAAGGAACACTCGTTCGACGTCGAGGAGCACGACGACCACCGTATTCTGGCGACTAATCCATGTCTGACAGCGGGCATGGAGGTCCGATTGGCGGACGAAACTACCGTGCCGATCGGCGAACTGGCTGCCAGTAACGAATCGGTGAACGTGCGGACGCTCGACGGTGGAGCGGTTGTTACTCGCGAGGCACGCGCGTTCAAGACGAAAGTAAACGCCGATGTTGTGCGCGTCACGACTGAATCCGGCCTCGCCATTCGCGTTACCCCGGACCACGAGATACGTGCTGAAAACGGTGAATGGGTCGAAGCCGTCGATCTTTCGCCCGGGGACGAAGTCGTTAGCCTCTCGAAGCCGCTCGCAACACCGCAAGGAACCGTACATGAGACGACTACGGCCACCATCGCGAGCGTCGAGGCAGACGGCAGCGAAGACGTGTACGACCTGACGGTCGACGATACACACAATTTCTTCGCCAGTGAATCCGGCGACGAGACAATAAACGTCCACAACTGCGGCGAGCAACCGTTGGAAGAGTACGAGGCCTGTAACCTCGGGCACATCAACCTCTCGACGCTCGCGGACCTCGAGGCGCCCGACTGGCGCGTCTGGTCCGCCGAACACGCGGACGAGTACGACACGCAGGAGGCGGCCGTCGAGGCGTTCCTCGAGGCGGCCATCGACTTCGAGGAGTTCGACGAGCGCATCGAGTACGGCACGCGATTCCTCGAGAACGTCGTCACGATGTCGGACTTCCCGGTCGAGGAGATCGAAGAGAAGGTCAGGGACATGCGCAAAATCGGCCTCGGCATCATGGGGCTGGCGCAGTTGTACGTCCAGCTGGGAATCAAATACGGCAGCGACGAGGGCAACGAGGTCGCCCGTCAGCTGCTGACCCACATCAACCACGGCGCGAAGGCCGCGAGCCACGAACTCGCCACCGAACGCGGCTCCTTTGCCGACTGGAACGACTCGAAGTACGCGACCCCGACCGAGTACCGCGAGTGGTTCGAGAAACAGACCGGCGAGGACGCGGACGACTGGGCCGACGGCTTCCCGATCCGCAATCACAACGTCACGACCATCGCACCGACCGGGACCACCTCGATGGTCGGCAACACGACCGGCGGCTGCGAGCCCATCTATAACGTCGCCTACTACAAGAACGTCACCGACGACGTGCAGGGCGACGAGATGTTGGTCGAATTCGACGACTACTTCCTGCGAACCCTCGAGGCCAACGACATCGACGTCGACGCCGTCAAGGAGGAAGCCCAGGAGCAGATGGCGACCAACCAGTTCGACGGCGTCGAAGGCCTCTCGACCGTGCCGAACGCGATCGGCGAACTGTTCGTCATCACCAGCGACCTCACCGCGAAACAGCACGCGGCGGTGCAGTGTGCCTGCCAGAACGGCGTCGACTCGGCCATCTCGAAGACCGTGAACGCGCCCAACGACTCCACGCTCGAGGACGCCAAGGACGTCTTCGAGTGGGTCTACGAGCAGGGCGGCAAGGGCGTCACCTACTACCGCGACGGCACCCGATCGAAGCAGGTGCTGACGACCCGTGCGGACAACGCCGATTTCGCCGACGAGACGGAAGCCGCACAGGCGCTGGTCGAACAGATCGACGAGATCTTCGGCGGCCTCGAACAGTTCCTCGAGAGCGAGGACGTCCAGGACGTCCTCGAGGAGGACGTCGGATCGCTGCTCGGCGACGCCGAACCCGACCGGATCGATTTCACCGAAAAACGCGAGCGGCCCGACGCGCTCCAGGGCGTCAGCCAGCGCATCGACACCGGCTACGGGAAGATCTACGTGACGATCAACGAGGACCCCGAGACGAAACAGCCGTTCGAACTGTTCGCCAACATCGGCCACTCGGGCGGATTCACCAACTCCTTTACCGAGGCGCTCGCGAAGGTCATCTCGACGTCGCTGCGCTCGGGCGTCGATCCCGAGGAGATCGTCGACGAACTTTGTGGCACCCGGAGCCCGAAGGTCGCCTGGGACAAGGGCGAACAGATCCAATCCATCCCCGACGCCATCGGAACGGCGATGCGACGCTACCTCGAGAACGAGATCGACAAACCGTACCCGAAACAGCAGACGCTCGAGGAATCCGCCGACGCGGAGATCACCGAGTACGACGGCCACGAGACTGACGGCGGGGCGGCCGCGGCCAAAGCCGGTGCGTCCGTCGACGCTGACGACGACACGACGCAGGATCTCATCGACGCCGGCGAGTCGCCGGAGTGTCCTGACTGTGGCTCGATGTCGCTGTACTTCTCCGAAGGTTGCAAAACCTGCGAATCCTGTGGCTGGAGCGAGTGTTGA
- the trpG gene encoding anthranilate synthase component II → MFVDNYDSFTYNLVEYVSQQAGTETEVLKNTASLADVHAVDPDAIVISPGPGHPKNDRDVGLSMDVLRDVTPETPTLGVCLGLEAAVYEYGGTVGRAPEPIHGKASAVDHDGEGVFDGLEQGFRAGRYHSLVATEVPECLEVSATAEHGDDTLVMGVRHRDYPLECVQFHPESVLTAAGHDVIENFLESV, encoded by the coding sequence CTGTTCGTCGACAATTACGACTCCTTTACGTACAATCTCGTCGAGTACGTCAGTCAGCAGGCCGGCACCGAAACCGAGGTCCTGAAGAACACCGCCTCGCTCGCGGACGTCCACGCCGTCGATCCCGACGCGATCGTTATCAGCCCCGGACCGGGCCACCCGAAGAACGACCGCGACGTCGGTCTCTCGATGGACGTGCTCCGGGACGTCACTCCCGAGACGCCGACGCTCGGCGTCTGTCTCGGCCTCGAAGCCGCCGTCTACGAGTACGGCGGCACCGTCGGCCGGGCTCCCGAGCCGATCCACGGCAAGGCCTCGGCGGTCGATCACGACGGCGAGGGCGTGTTCGACGGCCTCGAGCAGGGATTCCGGGCCGGTCGGTATCACTCGCTCGTCGCGACCGAGGTGCCGGAGTGCCTCGAGGTCTCGGCGACGGCGGAACACGGCGACGACACGCTGGTTATGGGCGTGCGACACCGCGACTACCCGCTCGAGTGCGTGCAGTTTCACCCCGAAAGCGTGCTCACGGCCGCGGGACACGACGTGATCGAGAACTTCCTCGAATCGGTCTGA
- the trpE gene encoding anthranilate synthase component I, which translates to MTESDAPRSPAFDIDRETFRDHAGTGADRSDRPVVVRTVATLAVDTTPLAAYAALTGRTDASDRERSPYAFLLESAEKTASSDPDGAFRPSAADAERHARYSYVGYDPAAVVTVESGAATVDALSDDVSLEGVRTEADGDTVDALRAAMPDVRLENMPDHDRQHLEGGLVGFLSYDAVYDLWLEEVGLERPDSRFPDAQFLLTTKTLAFDERDGTISLIFTPILDADDDPDAVYEALADEADAVAATLRDATDLETGGFVREDEVADPKAEYEESVRRAKEHVLDGDIYQGVISRTRELYGDVDPIGFYEAMRDVNPSPYMYLLDHDDLTVVGASPETLISVRGREVMSNPIAGTCDRGSSPVEDRRLAGEMLADGKERAEHTMLVDLARNDVRRVSEPGSVRVDEFMNVLKYSHVQHIESTVTGTLSSDADAFDATRAAFPAGTLSGAPKIRAMEIIDDLETEPRGLYGGGVGYYSWTGDADFAIVIRTATVETGAAPRAANGRSGEPRADGERDRITVQAGAGLVADSDPTAEYEETEKKMGGVLAALEEIELPIEESSRTGTPEATPEVSR; encoded by the coding sequence ATGACCGAATCCGACGCACCCAGATCGCCGGCGTTCGACATCGATCGAGAGACGTTTCGCGACCACGCGGGAACCGGCGCTGACCGGTCGGATCGGCCGGTCGTCGTCCGCACCGTCGCGACGCTCGCGGTCGACACGACGCCGCTTGCCGCCTACGCCGCGCTCACCGGACGGACCGACGCGAGCGACCGCGAGCGATCGCCCTACGCCTTCCTGCTCGAGAGCGCGGAGAAGACCGCTTCGAGCGATCCGGACGGGGCGTTCCGGCCGAGCGCCGCGGACGCGGAACGCCACGCGCGATACTCCTACGTCGGCTACGATCCGGCCGCCGTCGTGACGGTCGAATCCGGAGCGGCCACCGTCGACGCGCTCAGCGACGACGTCTCGCTGGAGGGCGTCCGGACGGAGGCGGACGGCGACACCGTCGACGCGCTCCGGGCGGCGATGCCGGACGTGCGCCTCGAGAATATGCCCGACCACGACCGTCAGCACTTAGAAGGCGGGCTGGTCGGCTTTCTTTCGTACGACGCCGTCTACGACCTCTGGCTCGAGGAGGTCGGGCTCGAACGGCCCGACTCGCGGTTCCCTGACGCGCAGTTTCTCCTGACGACGAAGACGCTCGCGTTCGACGAGCGCGACGGGACGATCTCGCTGATCTTCACGCCGATTCTCGACGCGGACGACGACCCCGACGCGGTGTACGAGGCGCTCGCCGACGAGGCCGACGCGGTCGCGGCGACGCTCCGAGACGCGACCGACCTCGAGACCGGCGGGTTCGTCCGCGAAGACGAGGTCGCGGACCCGAAAGCGGAGTACGAAGAGAGCGTCAGGCGGGCCAAAGAGCACGTCCTCGACGGAGACATCTATCAGGGGGTCATCTCCCGAACGCGCGAACTGTACGGCGACGTCGATCCGATCGGCTTCTACGAGGCGATGCGAGACGTGAACCCGTCCCCGTACATGTATCTGCTCGACCACGACGACCTGACCGTCGTCGGGGCCAGCCCGGAGACGCTGATTTCCGTGCGCGGACGCGAGGTGATGTCGAATCCGATCGCCGGCACTTGCGACCGGGGCTCGAGTCCCGTCGAGGACCGCCGCCTCGCCGGCGAGATGTTGGCCGACGGCAAGGAACGCGCCGAACACACGATGCTCGTCGACCTCGCGCGCAACGACGTTCGGCGGGTTTCCGAACCGGGATCGGTTCGCGTCGACGAGTTCATGAACGTCCTGAAGTACAGTCACGTCCAGCACATCGAATCGACCGTCACTGGAACGCTTTCGTCCGACGCCGACGCCTTCGACGCGACGCGTGCTGCGTTCCCCGCCGGCACGCTCTCGGGTGCGCCGAAGATTCGGGCGATGGAGATCATCGACGATCTCGAGACGGAACCGCGCGGTCTCTACGGCGGCGGCGTCGGCTACTACTCCTGGACCGGCGACGCGGACTTCGCGATCGTGATTCGAACGGCGACCGTCGAAACGGGCGCGGCGCCACGCGCCGCGAACGGACGATCGGGCGAGCCGCGAGCCGACGGAGAGCGAGATCGGATCACGGTTCAGGCCGGTGCGGGGCTGGTCGCCGACAGCGATCCGACCGCCGAGTACGAGGAGACCGAAAAGAAGATGGGCGGCGTGCTGGCGGCGCTCGAGGAGATCGAACTCCCGATCGAGGAGTCTTCCCGGACCGGGACTCCCGAAGCGACACCGGAGGTGAGTCGATGA
- a CDS encoding phosphoribosylanthranilate isomerase: MTRVKICGLTEIADLEAAVDAGADAVGIICDVPVDTPREVSVDRAVALASAAPPFVTSVLVTMPASPEDAIELVDEIEPDAIQIHGGIQPGDLAYLRAKLDVEVLLAVDADDAATAETYDDVVDGLIVDTAGEDGGGGTGRTHDWDRTRMAAADLESPLILAGGLTPENVGDAVRTVEPFAVDVASGVEDRGGIKDAEAVRTFVDRAKEARRPAGT; the protein is encoded by the coding sequence ATGACCCGCGTGAAGATCTGCGGATTGACCGAGATCGCCGACCTCGAGGCGGCGGTCGACGCGGGGGCCGACGCGGTCGGGATCATCTGTGACGTGCCGGTCGACACGCCGCGGGAGGTATCGGTCGATCGGGCCGTGGCACTCGCGTCGGCCGCGCCGCCGTTCGTGACGAGCGTGCTCGTGACGATGCCGGCCAGTCCCGAGGACGCGATCGAACTGGTCGACGAAATCGAGCCCGACGCGATCCAGATCCACGGCGGTATCCAGCCCGGCGACCTCGCGTACCTGCGCGCGAAACTGGACGTCGAAGTCCTGCTCGCGGTCGATGCCGACGACGCGGCGACCGCCGAAACGTACGACGACGTCGTCGACGGGCTCATCGTCGACACGGCGGGCGAAGACGGAGGCGGCGGAACCGGACGGACCCACGACTGGGACCGGACCCGCATGGCCGCCGCTGACCTCGAGTCGCCGTTGATCCTCGCGGGCGGACTCACCCCGGAAAACGTCGGCGATGCCGTCAGGACCGTCGAGCCGTTCGCCGTCGACGTGGCGAGCGGGGTCGAAGACCGCGGCGGCATCAAAGACGCCGAGGCCGTTCGAACGTTCGTCGACCGAGCGAAAGAGGCCCGCCGGCCGGCGGGGACCTGA